From Candidatus Tanganyikabacteria bacterium, the proteins below share one genomic window:
- a CDS encoding DUF885 domain-containing protein, protein MRPIARFSLLAAAIALGTLLVQPARAQASPSQDLHALFRAEWDYAMEQFPTWASTLGDRRWNSRWEDLRLPAIAARYRRAAALLDRLAKFPRDRLPAADQVNFDLFVRMVRQNVREERFEPYLLPVSQMFGIQTASELASQLRFETAQDYRDWVVRLQTFPGQVDATIALMREGIARKRVHPKILMQRVPAQIDKQIVARAEDSPFFEPFELMPDEIPAGVREAVARDAATAIMTGIVPAFERFKRFFVAEYLPACFDEVGIWQRPDGAEYYAFQVWRETTTDLTPEQIHQIGLSEVARIRGEMEVVKAKTGFKGSLGEFFTYLRTDPRFYFKSPEELLAAYRALCKRIDPRLTRVFRVMPRMPYGVEPVPEIAAPDSPMAYYYEPAGDGTRPGYFRVNTYKPESRPRFDMVALALHEAVPGHHFQIALAMEQGDLPNFRKYGGYTAYTEGWGLYAESLGEDMGLYDDPYDKFGQLTFEMWRAVRLVVDTGIHHKRWPREQAIQYFRDNTPKSELDIANEVDRYIAWPGQALAYKIGELKIKELRRRATDRLGDRFDLRAFHDVVLRNGSVTLDVLERGVDAWIAGQRQSPDP, encoded by the coding sequence ATGCGCCCGATAGCCCGATTCTCCCTGCTGGCCGCCGCGATCGCCCTGGGCACGTTGCTGGTGCAACCCGCCCGCGCCCAGGCGAGCCCGTCGCAGGACCTGCACGCCCTGTTCAGGGCCGAATGGGACTACGCGATGGAGCAGTTTCCCACCTGGGCCAGCACGCTGGGCGACCGCCGCTGGAACTCGCGCTGGGAGGATCTGCGCCTCCCGGCCATCGCCGCCCGCTACCGCCGCGCGGCGGCCCTGCTGGACCGCCTGGCGAAGTTCCCGCGCGATCGCCTGCCGGCGGCCGACCAGGTTAACTTCGACCTTTTCGTGCGCATGGTGCGCCAGAACGTGCGCGAGGAGCGTTTCGAGCCCTACCTGCTCCCGGTGAGCCAGATGTTCGGCATCCAGACCGCCAGCGAACTGGCGTCGCAACTGCGGTTCGAGACGGCCCAGGACTACCGCGACTGGGTCGTGCGCCTGCAGACCTTCCCCGGGCAGGTGGACGCCACCATCGCCCTGATGCGCGAGGGCATCGCCCGCAAGCGGGTACACCCCAAGATCCTGATGCAACGCGTGCCGGCGCAGATAGACAAGCAGATCGTAGCCAGGGCCGAGGACAGCCCGTTCTTCGAGCCGTTCGAACTCATGCCCGACGAGATCCCGGCGGGCGTGCGCGAGGCGGTCGCGCGGGACGCGGCCACCGCGATCATGACCGGCATCGTGCCCGCTTTCGAGCGCTTCAAGCGCTTTTTCGTCGCAGAGTACCTGCCGGCCTGCTTCGACGAGGTGGGCATCTGGCAACGGCCCGACGGCGCCGAGTACTACGCCTTCCAGGTCTGGCGGGAGACCACCACCGACCTGACGCCCGAGCAGATCCACCAGATCGGCCTGTCCGAGGTGGCGCGCATCCGTGGCGAGATGGAGGTCGTCAAGGCGAAGACCGGCTTCAAGGGCAGCCTGGGCGAGTTCTTCACCTACCTGCGCACCGACCCGCGCTTCTACTTCAAGTCGCCCGAGGAACTGCTCGCGGCGTACCGCGCCCTGTGCAAGCGCATCGATCCGCGCCTCACCAGGGTCTTCCGGGTCATGCCGCGCATGCCCTACGGCGTCGAGCCCGTTCCCGAGATCGCGGCCCCCGACTCGCCGATGGCCTACTACTACGAGCCTGCCGGTGACGGTACGCGTCCGGGTTACTTCCGGGTCAACACCTACAAGCCGGAGAGCCGGCCGCGCTTCGACATGGTCGCCCTGGCGCTGCACGAGGCCGTGCCCGGGCACCACTTCCAGATCGCGCTGGCGATGGAGCAGGGCGATCTGCCGAACTTCCGGAAGTATGGCGGCTACACAGCCTACACCGAGGGCTGGGGGCTCTATGCCGAGTCCCTCGGCGAGGACATGGGGCTCTACGACGATCCGTACGACAAGTTCGGGCAGTTGACTTTCGAGATGTGGCGGGCGGTCCGCCTGGTCGTGGACACCGGCATCCACCACAAGCGCTGGCCCCGCGAGCAGGCCATCCAGTACTTCCGGGACAACACGCCCAAGTCCGAACTCGACATCGCCAACGAAGTCGACCGCTACATCGCCTGGCCTGGCCAGGCCCTGGCCTACAAGATCGGCGAGCTGAAGATCAAGGAGTTGCGCCGCCGCGCGACCGATCGCCTGGGCGATCGCTTCGACCTGCGGGCGTTCCACGACGTGGTGCTGCGCAATGGCTCGGTGACGCTCGACGTGCTGGAACGCGGCGTGGACGCCTGGATCGCCGGGCAGCGCCAGTCTCCCGATCCATGA
- the radC gene encoding DNA repair protein RadC yields the protein MSYQWPRERLSRLGAEALSDRELLAILLATGRPGASVLSLAADVAGRFPPPALLRVSLEELCRLPGIGTAKASRLLAALELGRRSLRPPGDRPVIRGAADAYAIVGPALGNLAEEQAVVLLLDARGGLIATPTIAVGGLAALGFEARQVFREAVRRDAAGLLLAHNHPTGDLRPSPADIETTRKLLEASEVVGIPVIDHLIVAPGGFTSLREATRLWAGRPAAETGR from the coding sequence ATGTCATACCAGTGGCCGCGCGAGCGCCTGAGCCGGCTGGGCGCGGAAGCCCTGTCGGATCGCGAACTGCTGGCCATCCTCCTTGCCACCGGCAGGCCGGGCGCCTCGGTGCTGAGCCTGGCGGCCGACGTCGCCGGCCGCTTTCCGCCCCCGGCCCTTTTGCGGGTCAGCCTCGAGGAGCTGTGCCGGCTTCCCGGGATCGGCACAGCCAAGGCCTCCCGGCTGCTTGCCGCCCTCGAACTCGGCCGCCGCTCCCTCCGGCCGCCGGGCGACCGGCCCGTCATCCGCGGCGCGGCGGATGCCTACGCGATCGTCGGGCCGGCGCTCGGTAACCTCGCCGAGGAGCAGGCCGTGGTCCTGCTCCTGGACGCCCGCGGCGGCTTGATCGCGACCCCGACCATCGCCGTGGGGGGCCTGGCGGCCCTCGGCTTCGAGGCCCGGCAGGTCTTTCGCGAAGCCGTCAGGCGAGACGCGGCCGGCCTGCTGCTCGCCCACAACCATCCGACCGGGGACCTCCGGCCGAGCCCCGCCGACATCGAGACGACCCGGAAGTTGCTGGAGGCGAGCGAAGTAGTGGGCATCCCCGTGATCGACCACCTGATCGTGGCGCCTGGCGGCTTCACTAGCCTTCGCGAAGCCACGCGCCTGTGGGCCGGCCGGCCGGCCGCCGAAACCGGGCGCTAG
- a CDS encoding helix-turn-helix transcriptional regulator, giving the protein MRELRIRKGLGLRQAARVLGVSHTRLAAFEAGSTKASGKAAIPRRDLLARMAEVYDFPAGTLMALAGYSPEEPGTAEPPGEVAMQAEELAHILYRLSDQERRFLLGTARLLLAEHLDVPPYGADDG; this is encoded by the coding sequence TTGCGCGAGCTGCGAATCCGAAAGGGGCTCGGCTTGCGCCAGGCGGCCCGGGTGCTGGGGGTCAGTCACACGCGCCTGGCCGCATTCGAGGCCGGGAGTACGAAGGCTTCCGGCAAGGCCGCCATCCCCAGGCGCGATCTGCTGGCCAGGATGGCGGAAGTCTATGACTTTCCCGCCGGAACGCTCATGGCACTGGCGGGGTACTCGCCCGAGGAACCCGGTACGGCCGAGCCTCCCGGCGAGGTCGCGATGCAGGCCGAGGAACTCGCGCACATCCTGTACCGGCTGTCGGATCAGGAGCGGCGCTTCCTGCTCGGGACCGCCAGGCTCCTCTTGGCCGAACACCTGGACGTGCCGCCCTACGGTGCGGATGACGGCTAG